A genomic segment from Nodularia sphaerocarpa UHCC 0038 encodes:
- a CDS encoding DnaJ C-terminal domain-containing protein, with translation MQNLQNFRDYYEILGITKDASGEEIKKVYRRLARQYHPDLNPGNKEAEEKFKDIGEAYEVLSDPARRSQYDQFSRYWKQKGFVSNKPPKPKTWAGSSNGRSSTENVDPGQFNDFESFINQVVGVGNRKDTRNGGSSTKTDPFRSPKSRVEYTVPKSPPRTTRRDIEARLTLPLEKAYQGGKERIRLEDGRSLEVNMPPGMVTGQTIRLRNQGIGGGDLYLKITVELHSQFKLDGFNIFCQVPVTPCEAVLGGQVEAPTLDGPVKMTIPPGVRTGQRLRLANKGYPGENGKRGDQLVEIQIVTPKNLTPEERELYEKLREIETFKPRADLLV, from the coding sequence ATGCAAAATTTGCAGAATTTCCGCGATTACTACGAAATTTTAGGAATAACTAAGGATGCTTCCGGTGAAGAAATTAAAAAGGTTTATCGGCGGTTAGCAAGACAATATCACCCTGATCTGAATCCGGGAAACAAAGAAGCAGAGGAAAAGTTTAAAGATATTGGTGAGGCTTATGAAGTCCTTTCTGATCCGGCTAGGCGATCGCAGTATGACCAGTTTAGCCGCTACTGGAAGCAGAAAGGCTTTGTGAGTAACAAACCACCCAAACCTAAAACCTGGGCTGGTTCCTCAAATGGTCGCAGTAGCACTGAAAATGTCGATCCAGGACAATTTAATGATTTCGAGAGTTTTATTAATCAAGTTGTGGGTGTAGGAAATCGTAAAGACACCAGAAATGGGGGTAGTAGCACTAAAACCGATCCCTTTCGTTCTCCTAAAAGCCGAGTTGAGTATACTGTTCCTAAAAGCCCACCGCGCACAACCCGCCGAGATATTGAAGCTAGGTTAACTTTACCACTAGAAAAGGCTTATCAAGGTGGTAAGGAACGGATTAGACTAGAAGATGGGCGATCGCTTGAAGTAAATATGCCCCCTGGTATGGTAACAGGTCAAACTATCCGGTTACGAAATCAAGGTATTGGTGGTGGCGATCTCTACTTAAAAATTACCGTTGAACTTCATTCCCAATTTAAACTAGATGGTTTCAATATATTTTGCCAAGTCCCAGTGACTCCCTGTGAAGCAGTTTTAGGAGGACAAGTAGAAGCACCTACTTTAGATGGCCCCGTAAAAATGACCATCCCCCCAGGGGTGAGGACTGGACAAAGACTGCGTTTAGCCAATAAAGGCTACCCCGGTGAAAACGGTAAACGTGGTGATCAATTAGTAGAAATTCAAATTGTCACGCCCAAAAATCTCACACCAGAAGAGCGGGAACTTTATGAAAAATTGCGAGAAATAGAAACCTTTAAACCCCGCGCTGATTTATTAGTTTAA
- the dnaK gene encoding molecular chaperone DnaK, protein MGKVVGIDLGTTNSVVAVMEGGKPVVIANAEGMRTTPSVVGFSKEGERVVGQMARRQTVLNPQNTFFAVKRFIGRQYGELSPESKRVPYTIRKDELGNIKIPCPRLKKDFAPEEISAMVMKKLAEDASRYLGEPVTGAVITVPAYFNDSQRQATRDAGRIAGLEVLRILNEPTAASLAYGLDRGTTETILVFDLGGGTFDVSILEVGDGIFEVKATSGDTQLGGNDFDKQIVDWLADQFLETEGVDLRRERQSLQRLMEAAEKAKIELSAVSVTEINLPFITATEDGPKHLETRLTRSQFEGLCIDLISRIRTPVKRALKDSGLSPVDIEEVVLVGGSTRIPIVKQLVRDLIGIEPNENVNPDEVVAIGAAIQAGILAGEVKDVLLLDVTPLSLGLETIGGVMKKLIPRNTTIPVRRSDIFSTSENNQNTVEIHVVQGEREMAANNKSLGRFKLYGIPPAPRGIPQVQVSFDIDANGILQATAVDRTTGREQSITIQGASTLSESEVNRMIQDAQKYADVDRERKERVEKRTRSEALILQAERQLREVALEFGMQFARNRRQRIDGICRELRESLQENEDRGIDQAYADLQDALYELNREVREYYAEDEDEDLLGTIRDIFTGGDKERDRDRDFSRDPYRERDSRDSYGKDYNKDYNRDYDRNYSRDSRPPAYDNRSARKPTRPTYQDNWDDDDDWL, encoded by the coding sequence ATGGGCAAGGTAGTCGGCATCGACTTGGGTACAACCAACTCAGTAGTCGCCGTAATGGAGGGTGGTAAGCCGGTGGTGATTGCCAATGCAGAAGGAATGCGAACCACCCCCTCTGTTGTCGGTTTCAGCAAAGAAGGCGAAAGGGTTGTGGGGCAAATGGCCAGACGGCAAACGGTTCTCAACCCCCAAAATACATTTTTTGCAGTTAAACGCTTCATTGGGCGGCAGTATGGTGAACTCAGCCCAGAATCTAAGCGTGTACCTTATACTATCCGCAAAGACGAATTAGGTAATATTAAAATTCCCTGTCCCCGTCTCAAAAAGGATTTCGCCCCGGAAGAAATTTCGGCAATGGTGATGAAAAAATTGGCAGAAGATGCTAGTCGCTATTTGGGTGAACCTGTGACAGGGGCAGTAATTACAGTTCCTGCTTATTTTAATGATTCCCAACGACAGGCGACACGTGATGCTGGCAGAATAGCTGGTTTGGAGGTGTTGCGGATTCTCAATGAACCGACAGCCGCATCTTTGGCTTATGGTCTAGATAGGGGTACGACTGAAACTATCCTCGTCTTTGACTTGGGTGGTGGTACTTTTGACGTATCCATTTTGGAAGTCGGCGATGGCATTTTTGAAGTTAAAGCTACCAGTGGAGATACTCAACTAGGTGGTAATGACTTTGACAAACAAATAGTTGATTGGTTAGCAGACCAATTTCTAGAAACTGAAGGGGTAGACTTACGCCGGGAGAGACAATCTCTACAACGTCTCATGGAAGCTGCGGAAAAGGCGAAAATTGAACTTTCGGCTGTCAGCGTCACCGAGATTAATTTACCTTTCATTACCGCCACTGAAGATGGACCGAAACATCTGGAAACTCGCCTGACTCGTTCTCAATTTGAAGGTTTGTGTATTGATTTAATTAGTCGGATCCGGACACCAGTTAAACGCGCCCTCAAAGATTCGGGACTCTCTCCTGTAGATATTGAGGAAGTGGTGTTAGTTGGTGGTTCGACACGAATACCCATAGTGAAGCAGTTAGTGCGAGATTTAATTGGTATAGAACCCAATGAAAATGTCAATCCTGATGAGGTTGTAGCCATCGGCGCTGCCATTCAGGCAGGTATTTTGGCGGGTGAAGTCAAAGATGTGCTGCTTTTGGATGTTACGCCGTTATCTTTGGGATTAGAAACCATTGGTGGCGTGATGAAAAAACTGATTCCCCGCAATACTACTATCCCAGTTCGCCGTTCTGACATTTTTTCTACGTCAGAAAATAACCAAAATACTGTGGAAATTCACGTAGTCCAGGGTGAACGGGAAATGGCAGCAAATAATAAGTCTCTGGGACGTTTTAAGCTTTATGGCATTCCGCCAGCGCCCAGAGGTATTCCCCAGGTTCAGGTATCTTTTGATATTGATGCTAATGGTATTTTACAGGCAACAGCTGTAGATAGAACTACCGGAAGAGAACAAAGCATCACTATTCAAGGTGCTTCGACTTTGAGCGAATCAGAAGTAAATCGGATGATTCAGGATGCTCAAAAATATGCTGATGTTGACCGAGAACGTAAAGAAAGGGTAGAAAAGCGGACTCGTTCTGAGGCTTTAATTCTACAAGCTGAACGCCAACTCAGAGAAGTGGCATTAGAATTTGGAATGCAGTTTGCTCGCAACCGTCGCCAGCGCATTGATGGTATTTGTCGGGAACTGCGGGAAAGTCTCCAGGAAAATGAAGACAGGGGCATTGATCAAGCCTATGCTGACTTACAAGATGCTTTGTATGAACTGAACCGAGAAGTCCGTGAGTATTATGCTGAGGATGAAGACGAGGACTTGTTAGGGACGATTCGTGACATTTTTACAGGAGGCGACAAGGAACGCGATCGCGATCGCGATTTTTCCCGTGATCCATATCGAGAACGTGATTCCCGTGATTCCTATGGCAAGGACTACAACAAAGACTACAACAGAGACTACGATAGGAACTACAGCAGAGATAGCCGTCCACCAGCCTATGACAACCGTTCTGCGCGCAAACCCACGCGACCAACCTACCAGGATAACTGGGATGATGATGATGATTGGTTGTAG
- a CDS encoding M28 family peptidase: MILKERLLNHLRQIARERDPYLATAGHFFVQEYIRQEFAQWESVEIHTFLVRGKSCNNLILNLPCQAGRTKKDFPPILIAAHYDGVPGTPGADDNATGVAVLLELARKFAAEPVKYPLRLVAFDMEEYGLLGSAEYAALLHEQRQPLRLMISLEMLGYRDFTPNSQRYPSPLERFYPNQGDFIALIGNLRTIGDLIRMSRHIRQVGISSQWLPVPNRGLIVPQTRLSDHAPFWDLGYPAMMVTDTAFLRNPHYHKSSDAIATLDLDFLTGVCEGLEVAIRRL, from the coding sequence TTGATTTTAAAAGAGCGATTACTAAATCATCTGCGGCAGATAGCGCGAGAACGAGATCCTTACTTAGCCACAGCCGGCCATTTTTTTGTTCAAGAATACATCCGTCAAGAATTTGCCCAATGGGAAAGTGTGGAAATCCACACCTTTTTAGTACGTGGTAAAAGCTGCAATAATCTTATCCTCAATTTACCTTGTCAAGCTGGAAGGACAAAAAAAGATTTCCCACCAATTTTAATTGCTGCTCATTATGATGGTGTACCAGGGACACCAGGGGCTGATGATAATGCTACAGGTGTGGCGGTATTGCTGGAGTTAGCCCGAAAATTTGCGGCTGAACCCGTTAAATATCCTTTACGGCTGGTGGCTTTCGATATGGAGGAATATGGGCTGCTGGGTAGTGCTGAATATGCAGCTTTGTTACACGAACAACGGCAACCTCTGCGTTTAATGATATCTCTGGAAATGTTGGGATATCGTGATTTTACCCCTAATTCTCAAAGGTATCCATCTCCTCTAGAACGGTTTTATCCCAATCAGGGCGATTTTATTGCTTTAATTGGCAATTTACGCACAATTGGCGACTTAATCAGGATGAGTCGCCATATTCGCCAAGTTGGTATATCCAGTCAGTGGCTACCTGTGCCGAATCGTGGTTTAATTGTGCCTCAAACTCGGCTCAGTGATCATGCGCCGTTTTGGGATTTGGGTTATCCGGCGATGATGGTGACAGATACAGCATTTTTAAGGAATCCCCATTATCACAAATCTAGTGATGCGATCGCTACTTTGGATTTAGATTTTCTCACAGGTGTTTGTGAAGGTTTAGAAGTTGCTATTCGGCGGTTGTAA
- a CDS encoding carotenoid oxygenase family protein, whose amino-acid sequence MSYKITGKVYEAETSLGIPNLIVQAFDKDLLKDDNLGETITDSQGKFEINYTEKDFKGMFEGEPDLYIVIKTGDRVNTLYNSEKNIRHRAKRHENFDIGIPKSAFVNQIKDDKQLLKVLFGVAWLDGVLEPGEQLYLKQVANQKGLAEDPEIKTLLAGQPVPSQEAYACLQAYLGTNPSDEDYDELCQSLETLTALDSVIEGIETELIASIPKREARQIALKQRLLGAFLDPQFIAKLATPKTQTSQEVQKKGAYSDTPYRVMSQLIDKIEPPQIKEIQKVLARLFLQDNFAPVKEEITADDLPVIGQLPQELSGMFLRISPNPLFPPIGLYHWFDGDGMLHGVNIKNGKATYRNRYVETDTLKIEKKEGKAIWPGLLNLPRFDSPHEIMIKNPANTSVMWHSGKLLALCEAGVPHQIRVPDLETVGAHTFNNKLTCAFTAHPKIDPVTGEMMFFGFSPIAPPYLSYGVVTAEGEITRIVPIDLPSPVMMHDFAITENYSIFLDMPLTFQPGQMMKGGIPLAFNRKRKSRIGIIPRHGNNKSLRWFEVTTCMVYHTVNAYEEGDEIVLLGLRMPSTNLLIPSDDIENGNSSENEMAKMCRWRIHLTTGAITQELLDDQVTEFPRINDNLVGRKIRYIYAGQGALYASPKPLLDGVKKYDLEKGTAESYFFGRGRFGGECVFVPRPGATVEDDGWVITYIHDTITNKSELLVLNAQNITSDPVARVMLPQRVPYGFHCGWVSSEQMASQKI is encoded by the coding sequence ATGTCATATAAAATTACTGGCAAAGTTTATGAGGCTGAAACTAGTTTAGGAATCCCTAATCTCATCGTTCAAGCTTTTGATAAGGATCTGCTTAAGGATGATAATTTAGGGGAGACAATCACAGATAGCCAAGGCAAATTTGAAATAAATTACACCGAAAAAGACTTCAAAGGAATGTTTGAAGGCGAACCAGATTTATATATTGTGATCAAAACAGGCGATCGCGTCAATACCTTATATAACAGTGAAAAAAACATCCGTCATCGAGCCAAGCGTCATGAAAATTTTGATATAGGGATTCCAAAATCAGCTTTTGTTAACCAAATCAAAGATGATAAACAATTGTTAAAAGTTCTCTTTGGTGTTGCTTGGTTAGATGGAGTTCTCGAACCAGGAGAACAACTATATTTGAAGCAAGTAGCAAACCAAAAAGGACTAGCAGAAGATCCAGAAATTAAAACTTTATTAGCAGGTCAACCAGTCCCGTCTCAGGAAGCTTACGCCTGCTTACAAGCATATTTAGGGACTAATCCCAGTGATGAAGATTATGATGAACTATGTCAATCACTGGAAACACTTACTGCGCTCGATTCAGTAATAGAAGGTATCGAAACAGAACTTATAGCCAGCATACCCAAAAGAGAAGCTCGCCAAATCGCCCTCAAGCAACGCCTATTAGGTGCTTTCCTCGACCCGCAATTCATAGCGAAATTGGCTACACCGAAAACCCAAACAAGCCAAGAAGTGCAAAAAAAAGGTGCTTACTCAGATACACCTTACCGTGTCATGAGTCAGCTGATTGATAAAATTGAACCTCCACAAATCAAAGAGATTCAAAAAGTCTTAGCTAGGTTGTTTTTACAAGACAACTTTGCTCCAGTCAAAGAAGAAATTACCGCCGATGATTTGCCCGTAATTGGTCAACTTCCACAAGAATTATCGGGGATGTTTTTACGCATTTCTCCTAATCCCCTATTCCCCCCCATTGGACTATATCACTGGTTTGATGGTGATGGGATGTTACATGGGGTAAATATCAAAAATGGTAAAGCCACCTATCGTAACCGATACGTTGAGACCGATACTCTGAAAATTGAAAAAAAAGAAGGGAAAGCAATTTGGCCAGGTTTACTGAATCTACCTCGATTTGACTCTCCTCACGAGATAATGATCAAGAATCCTGCCAATACATCTGTAATGTGGCACTCTGGTAAACTGTTGGCCTTGTGTGAAGCAGGAGTACCGCATCAGATTCGAGTCCCAGACTTAGAAACCGTTGGCGCTCACACCTTTAACAATAAACTCACCTGCGCTTTTACAGCACATCCTAAAATAGACCCCGTAACCGGAGAAATGATGTTCTTCGGCTTTTCTCCCATTGCTCCACCTTACTTATCCTATGGCGTAGTCACAGCAGAAGGAGAAATTACCCGCATTGTGCCAATTGATTTACCTTCGCCTGTAATGATGCATGATTTTGCCATTACTGAAAATTACTCAATTTTCTTAGATATGCCCCTCACTTTCCAGCCTGGACAAATGATGAAAGGTGGAATTCCCCTAGCCTTTAATCGCAAAAGAAAAAGCCGGATTGGCATTATCCCACGTCATGGTAATAACAAATCCCTACGCTGGTTTGAAGTGACCACTTGTATGGTTTATCATACTGTCAATGCTTACGAAGAAGGAGATGAGATAGTCCTGCTAGGTTTGCGGATGCCTTCAACTAATCTCTTAATCCCCAGTGACGATATTGAAAATGGCAATAGTTCTGAGAATGAAATGGCAAAAATGTGTCGCTGGCGCATTCATCTCACAACAGGAGCTATCACCCAAGAATTACTTGATGATCAAGTTACAGAATTCCCCCGAATTAATGATAATTTGGTTGGGCGCAAAATACGTTATATCTACGCTGGACAAGGCGCACTTTATGCTAGTCCAAAACCCCTGCTTGATGGCGTGAAAAAATATGATTTAGAAAAAGGCACGGCTGAAAGCTATTTCTTTGGGCGGGGGCGTTTTGGAGGTGAATGTGTATTTGTTCCTCGTCCTGGGGCGACTGTTGAGGATGATGGTTGGGTAATCACTTATATTCACGATACGATTACCAATAAGTCAGAATTGCTGGTTTTAAATGCCCAAAACATCACCTCTGATCCTGTGGCGCGGGTTATGCTCCCTCAGCGTGTACCCTATGGTTTCCACTGTGGCTGGGTTTCCTCTGAACAAATGGCAAGTCAGAAAATTTAA
- a CDS encoding NAD(P)/FAD-dependent oxidoreductase, with translation MTDIAIIGAGMAGLICAQRLTEAGYSVLVVEKSRGLGGRLATRRLYETWADHGACYLKPKGELFRNFVQLLCDRHIVELWANPTQPDSAPRYIVPAGMSAIAKFLAQGLQIQLNQRVTAIHPTEENSWCLTLESNEQLTAKALVLAIPAPQALTLLAPLGEAVLGREFIDNLSSVEFYPSVSAIAGYPATSVELPPWNDRKFTDDPVLGWIGLDSSKRPHPQQPVFVLQSSAKFAELHLETPDLQPVGKEMLQQAAQRLALPWLEQPEWMQVHRWRYAFPSHPWTNHVLSAKASLPLVCCGDWCGGYLAEDAMISGLAASGEINHYLRQLTLPNINFFQFFTE, from the coding sequence ATGACTGATATTGCTATAATTGGTGCCGGCATGGCAGGTTTAATATGCGCCCAACGGTTAACTGAGGCTGGATATTCGGTGTTGGTTGTAGAAAAGTCCCGTGGTTTAGGGGGACGACTTGCTACACGTCGATTATATGAAACTTGGGCAGATCATGGGGCTTGTTATTTGAAGCCTAAAGGTGAATTATTCCGAAATTTTGTGCAATTGTTGTGCGATCGCCATATCGTAGAACTGTGGGCAAATCCGACTCAACCCGATTCAGCACCCCGTTATATTGTACCTGCGGGAATGAGTGCGATCGCCAAATTTCTCGCTCAAGGTTTACAAATCCAACTAAATCAACGTGTCACAGCTATTCACCCCACTGAGGAAAATAGTTGGTGTCTGACTCTGGAAAGTAACGAACAATTAACAGCGAAAGCTTTAGTTTTAGCCATTCCAGCGCCCCAAGCTTTGACACTGTTAGCACCATTGGGGGAGGCGGTATTAGGTAGAGAATTTATCGACAATTTGAGTTCTGTAGAATTTTATCCTTCTGTGAGTGCGATCGCTGGATATCCCGCCACATCCGTAGAACTTCCACCTTGGAACGACCGAAAATTTACAGATGATCCTGTTCTGGGATGGATTGGATTAGATAGTAGCAAACGTCCCCACCCTCAGCAACCTGTATTTGTCTTGCAAAGTAGCGCTAAATTTGCCGAACTGCATTTAGAAACCCCAGATTTACAACCAGTGGGAAAAGAGATGTTACAACAAGCCGCCCAGAGGTTAGCGCTTCCCTGGCTAGAACAACCAGAGTGGATGCAAGTACATCGCTGGCGTTACGCCTTTCCTAGTCATCCCTGGACAAATCATGTATTATCTGCCAAAGCTTCCCTACCTTTAGTCTGTTGTGGTGATTGGTGTGGTGGTTATCTCGCCGAAGACGCAATGATTTCTGGACTTGCTGCATCTGGGGAAATTAATCATTACCTGCGCCAGTTAACTTTACCTAATATCAATTTCTTCCAATTCTTTACCGAATAA
- a CDS encoding YaaW family protein: MDELRAALELATEEELQDLTAILFSRKFNPLDYVHTPEPIEVQSQNHKAWLDTLENRFRFLAADGMTVLKGRTSQVTYRQALIQVCKYLKIPYSDELTTVDLEAELFLHLLGQVWKKLPENEKQKLNEQVQRQLSQSDLKQPLPLLLQRDPLGLLVKGGSALAVTSILQPLVLQQIARQFAIHFAKYQVAQQTAIAGSQAAANQFKGYVALQMARRGMTMNAARYGAVRSVFTFIGPVMWTWFFADLGWRAISTNYGRIIPTIFALAQIRLTRAEYWEPA, encoded by the coding sequence TTGGATGAACTGAGGGCGGCGCTGGAACTAGCAACAGAAGAGGAATTGCAAGATTTAACCGCAATTCTTTTTAGTCGCAAATTTAATCCCCTAGATTATGTTCATACACCTGAACCGATTGAGGTTCAAAGCCAAAACCATAAAGCTTGGTTAGATACATTAGAAAATCGGTTTCGGTTTTTAGCAGCAGATGGGATGACTGTATTAAAGGGGCGTACAAGTCAAGTAACTTACCGCCAAGCATTAATTCAAGTCTGTAAGTATCTGAAAATTCCTTATTCTGATGAACTGACAACCGTTGATTTAGAAGCTGAATTATTTTTACATCTATTAGGACAGGTGTGGAAAAAATTGCCGGAAAATGAGAAACAAAAATTAAACGAACAGGTACAACGACAATTGTCCCAGTCCGACTTAAAACAACCATTACCATTGTTATTACAGCGTGACCCCTTGGGATTACTTGTGAAAGGTGGTAGCGCTTTGGCGGTTACTTCGATTCTTCAGCCTTTGGTTTTGCAACAAATAGCCCGGCAATTTGCGATCCATTTTGCTAAATATCAAGTAGCTCAACAGACGGCAATTGCTGGTTCTCAAGCTGCTGCTAACCAATTTAAAGGCTATGTAGCTCTACAAATGGCGCGACGGGGTATGACGATGAATGCGGCTCGTTATGGGGCTGTTAGAAGCGTTTTTACCTTTATTGGCCCAGTGATGTGGACTTGGTTTTTTGCAGATTTAGGATGGAGAGCAATTTCTACTAACTATGGTCGCATCATCCCCACCATATTTGCTTTAGCACAAATTCGTCTCACCCGTGCAGAATATTGGGAGCCAGCTTGA
- a CDS encoding O-antigen ligase family protein, with product MKLAFNHPHPRLQTPWNVTQIGLLIFPLSPLVGGVSILLAALRTCQLEYRSVIHSPLNRGFALLSVLLIISCSFADDKTQAFLGLFNLLPFFLVFAGLSTLIQTIAQLRQIAVIFVIGSVPVVIMGFGQIFWGWSFELQVLWILLDMGLAPGGNPPGRMASIFMHANLFAAYLAIAFTLGLGLLLEQWPLRPKIPTIVLTLSVITSFVALILTDSRNGWAIAIVACLAYALYQGWHLIIASVIGVITSVILAAFAPSPIAETFRRFVPAFFWARLNDQMYPDRPVALMRTTQWEFAWSLTQQHPWTGWGLRSFSDLYKAQMQIDLGHPHNLFLMLSAETGLPSALLFFGCLVWIWFAGVQLLQKPNYLDKKERLIFFSYIVVILQWLIFNTVDVTLFDFRLNTISWLFLSALWGVVYSSSRFNRYGEELINHR from the coding sequence TTGAAGTTAGCTTTTAATCATCCCCACCCTCGTTTACAAACCCCTTGGAATGTTACCCAAATTGGACTCTTGATTTTTCCCTTGAGTCCGTTGGTGGGGGGTGTGAGTATCCTTTTGGCAGCATTAAGAACTTGTCAATTAGAATACCGCAGTGTGATCCACAGTCCCCTAAATCGGGGATTTGCTTTGTTAAGTGTATTACTAATTATTAGTTGTAGCTTTGCCGATGACAAAACACAAGCTTTTCTGGGCTTGTTTAATTTATTACCATTCTTTCTAGTTTTTGCTGGACTCAGCACCCTGATTCAGACAATAGCCCAATTACGGCAAATAGCGGTAATTTTCGTCATTGGTTCGGTTCCAGTGGTAATTATGGGCTTTGGGCAGATATTTTGGGGTTGGAGTTTCGAGTTACAGGTTTTGTGGATTTTATTGGATATGGGACTCGCACCTGGAGGAAATCCACCAGGACGCATGGCTTCTATTTTTATGCACGCGAATCTGTTTGCGGCTTATTTGGCGATCGCCTTCACCCTCGGATTAGGGTTATTGTTAGAACAATGGCCATTAAGACCCAAAATTCCGACAATTGTTTTAACGCTGTCGGTAATTACTAGCTTTGTTGCTTTGATTTTAACTGACTCACGCAATGGATGGGCGATCGCGATCGTTGCCTGTTTAGCTTATGCACTTTACCAAGGTTGGCATCTAATTATTGCTAGTGTTATCGGTGTAATTACGAGCGTAATTTTAGCAGCTTTCGCACCATCACCAATTGCAGAAACCTTTCGCCGCTTTGTTCCGGCTTTCTTTTGGGCGCGGTTAAACGATCAAATGTATCCAGATAGACCAGTGGCTTTAATGCGAACCACTCAATGGGAGTTTGCTTGGTCTTTGACTCAGCAGCACCCCTGGACAGGTTGGGGTTTACGCAGTTTCAGCGACCTCTACAAAGCACAGATGCAGATTGATTTGGGTCATCCTCACAACTTATTTTTGATGTTATCGGCTGAAACTGGTTTACCCAGCGCACTGTTATTTTTTGGCTGTCTGGTTTGGATATGGTTTGCAGGTGTGCAATTGTTGCAGAAACCCAACTATCTAGACAAAAAAGAGAGATTAATATTTTTTAGTTATATTGTTGTGATTTTACAATGGCTGATATTCAATACTGTAGACGTAACTTTATTTGATTTTAGGCTAAATACAATTTCGTGGTTGTTTCTCTCTGCACTTTGGGGAGTTGTATATAGCAGTTCTCGTTTCAATCGGTACGGTGAAGAATTAATTAACCACAGATGA
- a CDS encoding Ycf51 family protein, with protein sequence MLTTSDFFQYAQWSGIATLVFGAIAVLAFLLKWGIRFRLVGTTGFMLVLTGGLFALSLVPLSRTVIPGAVKYTLVYDNASTQTVIATSPNITPDQLEATLRQAASNLYSFGRLGSRSNNQLTIRARTVIHPEPGVSVPLFLGQIKRTLESREDADMDIEIYLEKFDQLPNSATS encoded by the coding sequence ATGCTTACAACATCTGACTTTTTTCAGTATGCCCAATGGTCGGGTATCGCCACACTGGTATTCGGTGCGATCGCCGTTTTGGCTTTTCTACTCAAATGGGGTATCCGCTTTCGGCTGGTAGGTACAACTGGCTTTATGCTGGTGCTGACGGGTGGTTTATTTGCTCTCTCGTTGGTTCCCCTGAGTCGCACTGTCATTCCCGGTGCAGTAAAATACACTCTCGTTTATGATAATGCTTCTACACAAACCGTAATTGCGACATCACCTAATATTACCCCCGACCAATTAGAAGCAACTTTACGTCAAGCGGCTAGTAATCTTTATTCTTTCGGTCGCTTAGGTTCACGCTCAAACAATCAACTCACAATTCGCGCCCGTACTGTTATTCATCCTGAACCAGGAGTTTCCGTACCGCTTTTCTTGGGTCAAATTAAGCGCACATTGGAAAGCCGTGAAGATGCGGATATGGATATCGAAATTTACTTGGAAAAATTCGATCAATTACCTAACTCGGCTACTTCATAG